The sequence GAAGGTATAATTCACTCAAAAAACCATTATATTTATAGAGGAGATGTTGTGATTGCTGGTCAACGCAGAAAGTATGATACTACGTATGTTCTAAAGCGTATCAAAGGTCTTGGCGATGACCGAGTTACTTTCTGGGACAAGAGTAATATGGAAATCATCGCTAAGCAGGTAAAGACAGCAATTCTTAGAATTCGTCAGTAATGTGTGGTTTCGGTAAATTGCCACGAACCTCCGTGTCTGTTCCCAATCTCCCAAGTTTGGGGAAACTAccaaagtcaaatgaccttcaccaagGTTAAAGGGAAATATTGGGGAGTTTCCCCAGgtctggggaaattttggggttttagtgccatttccccaaagttcACTATAGAGGCTTCCCCGAAATTCGGAGTTCAGGTTTCTACGACTTATGTCGTAATATTAAGAGCGTACCGTAGATACAATAATGAAaaaaggcgagactataatttatggacgaaccaatcaggtataaaacAACAGGTCTCGGATCTTTGCGCGAACTTCACTCACCAATTTGGCAAAAtggagttttgacattatagctgatttcCATGAAGACCgtaaatataattcctaaccttaaccgtCAATTGCAAATCACAATTCATAGTCCTCACAGAGATTTATAACCCTCTTTTGGTCTCatttattaggtggacactatCAAGGTCAGtccagcgtcgctcaaaggtccataaattatggtctcatcGATCATCAAAAGTTCGGCGAACGTGGAAATCGATTAAAACAGCCCTGCCTTTACTATATAAGATTTCTCCATTCAGAATCACCCTCCCAGCCTTTACTCGTGCACGTCAGGTAAATACAGGCGATAAAGTCGTTACTTGCAAAAGAAAGCAGGTCTTGTTTTATTCGTCAAGATTTTCATTGACTTTTTAGAGCAATATAGCAGTATAAATATCAGAAGAGAGGTGCTATCGCCAGTGAACGAATTAAGAATCGGGAGGAACAAAAGGAAAGGAGAATGGGGTATTAGGACTCGTAAGATGCACAAAATGTTTTTGAGCAAATATTCTTGCGAATATTTGCCTTAATTAAGTTATATCATCACAGGTCTCTAATGGTCAGTTTTGGTTTACCCACAAACTAACTAATAAAGCCAGATCACTATCCACATCTGTGGTTAATAACCTTAAGCTACATAAATTTGTGTACAGTTTTCAGTTAAGAAATTCCTCTCATCTTTTACCATAGTTCCAATAATGTAGTTTGTAATTGAGCTGAACACTTGTTCCTTCTTCGTAGTTTAACATTTCACTATTAACAGTACCCCGAGTTAGTAGTTCCTGTTTCATATGATTAATAATGGTTGGAGACACTTGAATGGTTAATTATTAATGTTTTTAAAGTGTTATCTCTGCCTCATGTAGCCGCCTGTTAAACAGTTAAAATCTGATTCTTGCTGTTGTATAAAAAACAAATGAGTCTTTGGTTATATTAGTCATCTACCAACATGTGATACAGACGTATATTGTACATCCTCAACCAGTTTATTTCGACTTATTGGTTAAATTTTTAAGTCAGTCATTTTGTACATAGTAAATTAATTCTACGGATATTCGAACTGGGTCactaatttgaataatgaaGTCATTGTAAAACTGATTTTTacgagtttattttatttatatacataaacattggtacaagagggcaccaaatatatacgcACTATAACTCTTCATTCGGTTTTTGTGAGGGTCGAAATTCTACCAGTGCACCTaaaccggagcaggtggttttcctagggggccactcctcgggtctttgacctaaaggtctgggccacaaggcagtggaacaacgttatGAGATGCAGTCCATGGTAGACGGTAATCAGTAGGTTTACACGCTATCTGTTACCTCAGGATCCccgagcccatgtgcaccataggTTTAGAATCAGAGTTTCCCAGCTTTTTAGATGGATCTTCCATACCTATCAACCCGCTTAAAACGTCagatattcgctttttgtcctctcaatttcgcaaacgCTGACCCTACCGCAAGATGGCAGTAAGTAGGACCTCCCCGGAAGTAGCTGAACATGCGTGGCCTTGTGAGAGCACTTCGGGAGGGAGGACTTTCCTGTCCGTCAACCGTACCAGAGTATTCGGGGGAGATTTTCACAAGTAACTAGTATAATTAAGATCAGCAACTGTAAACCACAAAAGACTGAATAAAACTGATCGTTAAGATTATGGTATCTACCCTGTTTCATTTTAAGTACTAACGGAGTTGTTACTTTCATCTTAGTTCTCATTTTTAACACTATGACTGATGATTTTGATCTCTTTTTTTCTTGTCACTACCACTGGAATTAAGGAACTTTACTAGTTTAAAAACACCCTTTTAACGTGACAGTTTAAGTCAATATGGCATTCGAACCTCTCCTCATTCATGACTATGCTTTTTCGCCCTtagtaatttgccttagtttgAAGTAACGTATAGAATGGTAGCAATGTGAAAGAATTATTAATGTATTGACTCTCCTCTATCCTCTCAGGTACCTCGAGGTCATGTTTGGTTAGAAGGTGACAATACATTACAGTCATTAGACTCAAGGTCTTATGGCCCCGTCCCCATTTCTCACTTAGAGTACAAAGTATTTCTCCGTGTATGGCCGTTAAGTCATTTTGGACGCCTTCAAACACCAAAACCTGCTACTTGCACGACTGATGAACCGTGCGACCCTGCATTTGTACAACGTGGTTTAAAATGAAGAGGAGAACAGAAAAAGGATCAGGGTTTTTGATAACCATGTTCATggagtttttatattttatttgactCTTAATTATTGACCACCGCTTTTGAAATTTTTCCAGTTGTTAATACCTGTATTTGGGGACATTATTTGGAGAGATTATGTGGAACCAATGTCTTCTATTTACTCCTTACTTCATTTCTAACATTCTGTGTTGTACATATTCCACTTCTTTGTGAAATTTATTTTCGTTGGTTTGAATTTGAGAAGATTtacttttatttgtaaattattgaCTTTCATGTGTAGAAAACACGTATTCCAGAACCTGTGTACATACCTAGGAATATTTGACACTGGAAGAAAAAATACGAAAGCTACTAAATATTCTTTTTTAGTTTCTGCTTGTCTCAACTATGGATCGTTATGTCCATTTGTTGTTTCTCAATATATTTTTCTAAGTTCTCAGACTAAATACAAACGAAAAGTATATGTGTGTAAGAAGTTATTAATGGTGGAACTTTTAAGGGCTTTGGGTCGCTTACATGTAAAACCGTACTAAAATTACAGCTGAAGATTCAGTGGTTTTGGTTATTTTACTAATGGGGAAGGTTGAAACATGGTGGagtatatttacttattttatttattatgaggtttattcaatattatgtttttggtacaaaatagaattctcaacacaaagtatttcagcgagtttccgtttcttatacTTTGATAGATATTGACGATAagtattgagtgatcgccagtcaAATATTAGCATTGTAAAAGTCCACATCTGAGTAATATTCATCCTTTTTCCATGCATATTGCCAGGCATCATGATGTCTCCGATTGAgcatttttgtaacttgtgcagcgaaaggtcgtaaatttttcacaaacgcacctgaataagTTATGCAATTATTTGACATAATGATCTGCGAGAACAAACAAGGggacagataacttgttgaaatatctagatggcaggaacaggtagcccagatattcaagcaggccaccCCTCTTGTCTGGTCTGTCAACCAGTCGATCttcttattttattcaattacaGCAGTAGATTTAAATATCGTCCTAGAGTAATTAGAATTTAATCTGTGTTAAGGCTGTTCCTTGCAACATTTAAGTAATATTAGGTTGTAACAAATTTTTTGTGTTAAAGATTATCAGTCTCATGATTAATCCAGCTCCATATCTAAGCTTAGGATAGATAATATAGTTTAATATGATAGGAGAGTGTATCTACTCACTAGAATGATAGAGCCATCTCAATAGTTAACTGTATGTGACCGTAACAATAAAGTTAGCAGCACGATCGTTCAAAAGACTGTATAATTTACGCATTTAATATGCATCAATATATTTACTCTTTCACCTGACAAAAGTAGTCAATTTAGGCAGTTTTGGGTTCTGCTATTTACTAGATATAGTTTccccgatcgaagctgctaccttgacgcggtggtcgggcttgcctatcgtgatgacccaaccgagctatattggctggaacatatgttcctgcaggttctaccatgccaggcaggccgattggtgaacggtaagactaaaagcagcaactcaaggtctgagggcgaagtcgtactgctgactgcagaggggtgtgacagcagtaaggtgtttccctcggacatccagcatgacagcgatgctgccttcccacaaggaggggtggggttagaaaaggtcgaccctaaaaatgtcacacctcaccttacctcacggatttccgtctccggcggtaaggccctttgaaaaacggagctaacacgtcaaaaaccttccacaaaaaggccgtgcgcgaccggcctcaagcagttgtcccttgggctctgcggtcacgctcccaggtcgtcaagaccaacactaatccaatttccttttcaggttcctcaagatatacccttccacggtgtgggcagccgggaagtgacatcggccctcatacccgtgacagcacaagagaccaaggtggtcacattcaaatctttcctacaccttttaatacctctcttatctccccgactaaccctccccgcgtctctttatcacctcgcaccgctggggcaaacgattcgagtacgtggaacgccattcctggtctcctgaaaccacactctaaactacacgtaggagcttttaacgtacgaacactttgccaaatag comes from Schistosoma haematobium chromosome 3, whole genome shotgun sequence and encodes:
- the IMMP1L gene encoding IMP1 inner mitochondrial membrane peptidase-like (EggNog:ENOG410V64K~COG:U~MEROPS:MER0000598) is translated as MTELLSGTRVIWKSSLSRWTLSRSVQRRSKVHKLWSHRSSKVRRTWKSIKTALPLLYKISPFRITLPAFTRARQVPRGHVWLEGDNTLQSLDSRSYGPVPISHLEYKVFLRVWPLSHFGRLQTPKPATCTTDEPCDPAFVQRGLK